The following are from one region of the Magallana gigas chromosome 6, xbMagGiga1.1, whole genome shotgun sequence genome:
- the LOC105334734 gene encoding calmodulin: MAEQLTEEQIAEFKEAFSLFDKDGDGTITTKELGTVMRSLGQNPTEAELQDMINEVDADGNGTIDFPEFLTMMAKKMKDTDSEEEMREAFRVFDKDGNGFISSAELRHVMTSLGERLSEEEVNEMIREADIDGDGTVNYEEFVKMMTNK, from the exons ATG GCAGAGCAACTAACAGAAGAACAGATAGCag AATTCAAAGAGGCATTCAGCCTTTTTGACAAGGATGGAGATGGAACCATCACAACCAAAGAACTGGGTACAGTTATGAGATCCCTAGGACAAAATCCTACAGAGGCAGAGCTTCAAGACATGATTAACGAAGTTGATGCTGATG GAAATGGAACCATAGATTTTCCCGAATTTCTTACAATGATGGCAAAGAAAATGAAGGACACTGATTCCGAAGAGGAGATGAGAGAAGCCTTCCGGGTGTTCGATAAAGATGGAAACGGTTTTATTAGTTCAGCAGAACTTCGTCACGTGATGACAAGTTTGGGCGAGAGATTATCAGAGGAAGAAGTGAATGAAATGATCAGGGAAGCCGATATTGATGGAGACGGTACCGTGAATTACGAAG AATTTGTCAAAATGATGACCAACAAGTAG